TTCGCAGAGGCCTTAGCACCCTTCCGTGTGGACCCCAAGATGCGGGAGGTCATCGGGGACGAGTGGACGAAGCCGTCCTTCATGACCCCCGGCAAGATCCCCCGCGACTGGACCACGCGCCACATCCTGGTCCGCCTGCAGCTTCCCAAGGAGGCCCGCTTCCTCGACGTGGACGACGAGCGGACCCTGGAGACGCTCTCCCGCGAACTCAAGGACGAGCTGGCGGAACAGGGCGTGGACAGGCTCACCACGGAGCACATCCAGGGCTTCAACCGCCGGATCACCCGGCAGATCTCGGCGTGGGCCATCACCCAGCGCACCGGCCCCTCGGAGCAGGAGCGCCTCATCCACGGCATCGCCTACCGCTCCCGCTTCGGGATGCGCCAGTGCTGGGCCGTCTTCAACGACGTGGAGCTCAAGCAGGAGGAGACCAGCCTGATCTTCCCCGAGTCGGAGGCGCTGCGGCGGGTGGCCGAGGAGTACGACCTGACGATGCTGTGAGCGGAGGAGCAACCCGCCACCCCCCTCAATCCCCTCGCATTGCCCCCCTGAAAAGAGGACTGAAACCAACCTGAAAGCCTCTACGCCGCTGTCGTCCAAAAGAGCGAAACAACTCGTTCCCTGTCACCCCCACAGCGCCCGCCGCCCTCCCAATTCGGCAGGTCAGGATGGAAGTCCGGTCTCAAACCCGCCAGTTGACGCACCGTCGAGATCGCGCTGGATTCTGCCTAAGAGGTGGAGTTGGAAGGTGATAATGGGTAACCTAACCAGTACATAGCCCAACTTGGAGC
The window above is part of the Streptomyces sp. NBC_01296 genome. Proteins encoded here:
- a CDS encoding RES domain-containing protein, which translates into the protein MSTTPSRDRLSRRPDRPVGPAAARATSNTGPRLAEGGRSKESGRMSRDTVQPDVVLVPAPDHGVWRLGKAKNPVKYERISQEDWFRTGGNRWSLVSYDILYCASRHDGCFAEALAPFRVDPKMREVIGDEWTKPSFMTPGKIPRDWTTRHILVRLQLPKEARFLDVDDERTLETLSRELKDELAEQGVDRLTTEHIQGFNRRITRQISAWAITQRTGPSEQERLIHGIAYRSRFGMRQCWAVFNDVELKQEETSLIFPESEALRRVAEEYDLTML